The following is a genomic window from Lysinibacillus sp. JNUCC-52.
CTAATGCCTGCTTTACATGATTTAGTGATGGCACGCATATTGCTTTTACCTGAAAGTAGCTCTGACTATCTTCTTCATAAACATATGCTACGTGATCGCTCACATATTCTTGCTGAGCGACAAGAAAGCAAACAAAGAAAAAGCAGACGTTAATTTTCGTCTGCTTTTTCTTCATTACATTGTATACATTTTTGCACAAATTCACGGGTTTCATCCGTTGCACGTACTTGTTCGTACTGGCCAAGATCTGCTACTTCTTGTAGCATCTCTTTAGCTACACCTTCACCTCTATAGGATGGAACTACAGAGACGTGCTGAATAGTTGCCGTGTTATTGTCTACTACAAGCCCGACGATCCCA
Proteins encoded in this region:
- a CDS encoding GNAT family N-acetyltransferase, whose protein sequence is MLIRYKKAFEKIAMGLLSFMPNEKDIKKLTETIQSYENDENWVLYLWKKNDEYVGIVGLVVDNNTATIQHVSVVPSYRGEGVAKEMLQEVADLGQYEQVRATDETREFVQKCIQCNEEKADEN